The following coding sequences lie in one Chryseobacterium culicis genomic window:
- a CDS encoding tetratricopeptide repeat protein, with product MEEYFGNELVKKFEEMMENNDEFYFDTEELEDIIVYYLELGDFNYADMAVNYGLKLHPNSLDIKIKRLEILLEWEEYNTAKELIDELKGASMESTDFLVCYAKYYSNLGNPRKSIEICKKALTLEEEENFLHNFIADEYVNLGDPFNALKHYRKALKEDPLDEYSLENCMVCFSDLNKSEEAIAFLNEYLDEFSYSETAWFEYGQFYFNRKNYDEAIRGYDYLLAINSNSVGVYANKAACYEALGQYQKAIETYEEMLELEYTKAFTFYKIGLCNKALKQPIIALNAFQKSLREDPQFYLAMMEQSYLYEEMGGMSEALYYAKEATQLNENNLDYQKRLAFLFIDSGKFEESLTCLKKLVDAEPSRFYNWYAYSEVLMLVGEYEDAVTVLNKALKNHHRAELYYQLSNCFFNLKDQDKGMEALQKALDLDPSLVKDMQKKYPFIKDEVKKAKASRVRKKN from the coding sequence TTGGAAGAGTATTTTGGAAATGAACTTGTAAAAAAGTTCGAGGAAATGATGGAAAACAATGACGAATTCTACTTCGATACAGAAGAGTTAGAAGACATTATTGTTTATTATTTGGAGCTTGGGGATTTTAATTACGCTGACATGGCTGTTAATTATGGACTAAAGCTTCACCCTAATTCGTTGGATATTAAGATCAAAAGACTTGAGATCCTTCTGGAGTGGGAAGAGTATAATACGGCGAAAGAACTTATCGATGAATTGAAAGGTGCCTCTATGGAAAGCACTGACTTTTTGGTTTGTTATGCCAAGTATTATTCGAACCTAGGAAATCCCAGAAAATCCATTGAAATCTGTAAAAAAGCTTTGACATTAGAGGAAGAAGAAAACTTTCTCCACAACTTTATTGCGGATGAATATGTGAATCTCGGAGATCCTTTTAACGCTCTTAAACATTACAGAAAAGCACTGAAAGAAGATCCGTTGGATGAATATTCACTGGAAAACTGTATGGTGTGTTTCAGTGATTTGAATAAGAGCGAGGAGGCTATTGCCTTTCTTAATGAATATTTAGATGAATTTTCTTATTCCGAAACCGCATGGTTTGAATACGGACAATTCTATTTCAACAGAAAAAATTATGATGAAGCGATAAGAGGTTATGATTATTTGTTGGCAATTAACTCAAACTCTGTAGGAGTATATGCCAATAAAGCAGCCTGTTATGAAGCTTTGGGACAATACCAAAAAGCAATTGAGACCTATGAAGAGATGCTGGAGCTGGAATACACAAAAGCATTTACTTTTTATAAAATCGGATTGTGTAATAAAGCATTAAAACAGCCTATTATAGCGTTAAATGCATTTCAAAAATCATTAAGAGAAGACCCTCAGTTTTATCTTGCAATGATGGAACAGTCTTATCTCTACGAAGAAATGGGTGGAATGTCTGAGGCATTGTATTATGCCAAAGAAGCTACCCAGCTGAATGAAAACAATCTTGATTATCAAAAAAGACTGGCTTTCCTGTTTATTGATTCAGGGAAGTTTGAAGAAAGTCTTACCTGTCTTAAAAAGCTTGTGGATGCAGAACCATCAAGATTCTACAACTGGTATGCCTATTCAGAAGTTTTGATGTTGGTAGGAGAATATGAAGATGCGGTAACCGTTCTGAATAAAGCGTTAAAAAATCACCACAGAGCAGAACTGTATTATCAGTTAAGCAATTGCTTTTTTAACCTGAAAGACCAGGATAAGGGAATGGAAGCTCTTCAGAAAGCATTAGATTTGGATCCGTCTTTAGTTAAGGATATGCAGAAAAAATATCCTTTCATTAAAGATGAGGTGAAAAAAGCTAAAGCAAGTAGAGTGAGAAAAAAGAATTAA
- a CDS encoding zinc-binding alcohol dehydrogenase family protein, which yields MKAAVVFEKGSIPQYVDFPAPEIMNENEILVSVKAASIKNLDRARAGGNHYSTENQGHQPTIIGTDGVGYLENGNKVYFFSKKGTVAEKAVADKKMIIPIPEELDFSVAAALPNAVMGSAMALKFKAGIQKGNTVLINGATGITGRIAVQIAKLYNAGKVIVTGRNEESLQSLRELGADEVVSLKLADHDFKQKIKEIHEETPIDIVLDYIWGHSIEMILSAFKGDGTFSHKTKLVTIGGMSGDTIQLSSQILRGTDIQISGSGLGSWTKEESALLFSEIIPEMFQAAIDGKIKMETQDVDIKNIETIWNAEIQSGKRLVIRI from the coding sequence ATGAAAGCAGCAGTAGTATTTGAAAAAGGAAGCATTCCTCAATACGTAGATTTCCCGGCACCTGAAATTATGAATGAAAATGAAATTCTGGTTTCAGTAAAAGCCGCATCTATTAAAAACCTGGACAGAGCCAGAGCAGGAGGAAATCATTATTCCACAGAAAATCAGGGACATCAACCCACTATTATTGGGACAGATGGAGTAGGGTATCTGGAAAATGGAAATAAAGTTTATTTCTTCAGTAAAAAAGGGACGGTAGCTGAAAAAGCAGTAGCAGATAAAAAAATGATCATTCCAATTCCTGAAGAACTGGATTTTTCTGTAGCCGCCGCACTGCCAAATGCCGTTATGGGATCAGCAATGGCCTTAAAGTTTAAAGCCGGAATACAAAAAGGCAATACCGTTCTGATTAACGGAGCAACCGGAATCACAGGCAGAATTGCTGTTCAGATCGCCAAATTATATAATGCCGGTAAAGTCATTGTTACCGGAAGAAATGAAGAATCTCTACAGTCTTTACGTGAGCTGGGAGCTGATGAGGTTGTTTCACTCAAGTTAGCGGATCATGATTTTAAACAAAAAATAAAAGAAATTCATGAAGAAACCCCTATTGATATTGTTTTGGATTATATCTGGGGACATTCTATAGAAATGATATTGTCTGCTTTTAAAGGAGACGGAACCTTTTCCCATAAAACAAAACTGGTAACCATAGGAGGAATGAGCGGAGATACCATTCAGCTGTCTTCACAGATCCTCAGAGGAACAGATATTCAGATCTCAGGATCCGGATTGGGAAGCTGGACAAAAGAAGAATCAGCCCTTCTGTTTTCAGAAATTATTCCTGAAATGTTTCAGGCAGCCATAGACGGAAAGATTAAAATGGAAACACAGGACGTTGATATTAAAAATATCGAAACCATATGGAATGCTGAGATACAAAGCGGAAAACGTCTTGTGATAAGAATTTAA
- a CDS encoding Crp/Fnr family transcriptional regulator has product MFEHIKNRFPFPKEKWRKFLGSFERMEVPAKTLLLKEGEVSYNAYYIEKGMVRAWYNNDGKDVTFQFFLENTMFSSLESFKKGLPSMVSFETIEPCILYKINKPDVEAFLEEVYENRELRNLFMDALFERVFDYMKHFFSFIKDTPQQRYLNLVKQKPEIIKRVPQHYIASYLGITTVHLSRIKSKILKEKL; this is encoded by the coding sequence ATGTTTGAACATATCAAAAACAGATTTCCCTTTCCTAAAGAAAAATGGAGAAAATTTCTGGGCAGCTTTGAACGAATGGAAGTCCCGGCTAAAACTTTGCTTTTAAAAGAAGGTGAGGTTTCCTACAATGCCTATTACATTGAAAAAGGTATGGTAAGAGCCTGGTATAATAATGATGGAAAAGACGTAACATTTCAGTTTTTCCTTGAAAATACAATGTTCTCATCCCTTGAAAGTTTTAAAAAAGGCTTGCCAAGTATGGTTTCATTTGAGACGATAGAACCATGTATTTTATATAAAATCAATAAGCCCGATGTAGAAGCTTTCCTGGAAGAAGTGTATGAAAATCGTGAGCTCAGAAATCTTTTTATGGATGCCCTTTTTGAAAGAGTATTCGATTATATGAAGCATTTCTTTTCATTCATTAAAGATACCCCACAACAGCGATATCTGAATTTGGTGAAACAAAAACCTGAAATTATCAAAAGAGTTCCGCAACATTATATTGCCTCCTATCTTGGGATTACAACGGTGCATCTCAGCAGAATCAAAAGCAAAATATTGAAAGAGAAACTGTAA